Genomic window (Rhododendron vialii isolate Sample 1 chromosome 4a, ASM3025357v1):
TAAAACTACACAAATCAGGGAAATGAAGTGCTTAATGCAACTCTGTCGATCTCTCTTTCATAGAAGTGTTTGAATTCATGATGGGATCCAACTATATGAAGCATAAGAAAATATCTAAGCGAACCTAGTAGACTTACCTTACTGTTTTTctgttctctctttctcataTGAATTTGAATGAGAAGTATTACCTACCAAAGTTTAACCTGTAAAGTCTTCCTAACATATCGAAATGTACTACAGAGGGACCTTTACAGAATACTTTCTCTTAAAACTAAAATATCAAAAACAAAGCGAGAGAACAAGACGAATACTATAACAAAGTGTCGCCCCAAAAGTATGTGGCAACGAGTACAATAATGTATAAGACAGCAACATGTACTTACTGATCTCGCTCATGTACAAGGGTTTCCATGAGAGTGGGGAATTGCTTGCTCATATCTTGAATCACACGAGTCAACATATCAACATTATCCATTTCCTTCAGCTGAAGCAAAAGCCAAATTATAACCACTGAAATTCAGTAATGTAGTTATGGTCCCCTTGTTTAAGTCTCAATAACatttgcaaatgaaaaataccgTTTGGAGCCATAAGTTGTGAAGAAAGGCAAACATACCATTTTTTTGAGATCTTCAGCGCTTGGTAAAAAGAATGCTTGGAAAACCACGGAATAAAGTAATTTTGTCTTATGCCAAAGTGGCATCTTTGCCCATGTCCTTTGTAAAGTAATCTATTCAGTTAAAACCAAATATCAAGAATAAGTTAGGTtacaatgaaattttgttacAGACAATTCAAATATAGACAATGTTGAAGAGATTGCTTATAAGATGACTGAGATGGGGAAGACTAGTAGTTAGTACAAGTAAAGAAACTACATTCTCTAGAAGCCATATGCTGAAGACATTAATTTCTGAAGCTACCAGAAAGGGTCGTTTTAAAGAGTAAAGTGTAAACCACTCAGAAGCAGAAAAGGAATACATTTGGATGTTCAAGACATACAGTCATAAAAGGTCTATATCCCAGATAAGgcaagagaaaaaagagagagagcttaATTCTGGAGGAGTACAGAAAGATATGGTTAGCATTGTTTATTGATGTTCCTCTGTATAGTTTTGCAATGCTATGAGGGATAATGCATCCTCCATCAATAAAGCAGGAACAAAATTCCACCCCCCACAACCCTCTCTCTTTATCTGTTTCAAGCAGTATGCTATTGGAGATTAGAAGGAGCAAGTCCTGCAGACTAATAGTTTGTACCCATAATGAAGCTATATTCTATAGAGTCAAGACATTAACTTCTGAAGCTGCCAATAAAGAGCCACTGTAGAAACTAAAACCCTCAGACAAAGGAGTACTTTGGATGTTCTAGTTATAGAGTCATAAAAGGTCTACATCCCAGAGAAGGCAAAGAAAGAGAACATAATTCTGGAGGAGGACAGAAAGATAAGGTTGGCATACTGTATTGACGTTCATCCGTGGAGTTTTTCAATGCCACGCGGGATAATGCCACAACCAGCAATAAAGCCGGGACCAAATTCCATACCCACGACCCTTCCCTCTTAATATCTTTCAAGCAGAATGCTCTTACAGAGTAAAAGACGCAAGTCATGCTTGGCCTGTAAAACCACAATTTCCATGTACTTGCAAATGTACCTCACCAATGTTACTGGCACACTAGGTGAGGTTAAGCAGGAGGTGGGTTGGAGCCAAAGAAGTGTTTCTTGTTAcaacaatcaaacaaaatctaatgcaaaaaaaatcttACTTGTACTGGGCGATCACCAAGTTTCACTTGCACATTGTCATCATACTTGAGCGCTTCTTCACATGCCACCCGAAACTCAGAACCAGGGCAAACCTCAAGCTTGCTGGCAACCTAACAAAAGAACACACAGACTCGTTGAAAAGATTAAGATGCATGAGAAAAGTACGAGGACCAAAAAATACACTCTGTAGCAGATACGTAAAATGCAAGAATGTAACACTTCTGTGTCATTGACAAAAGAATCTGGTGAAGAATAATTTTCATGCCTTGGCCAGAAACCAGCTGTATAGGATTCCAAATATATCGTGCTGTGTCTTCCATATCTCCACCATATCTCTCATGGTTGGTACCTGGGGAACCAAAAATGATTACTTGTGCAAGTGAAATTTAGGGAATGGCTACTAAAGGCTAGTTTTATGACGATAAAAAGATACCATCACTACACATACAATAAACTGGTTTTGTTATTCAGTTGAGCATTCTTCTTGGGGAAAAATACTTGGAGCCAGAAGGCTCCAACCAACCAGCACATATCTCTCACTAGTGTCCATAAGAATATAAGATCATGCCTCTCACATCACAAGGTGAATCATTTAGGTTCAAGACAATGTAAGAAGAGCAAACCAGTTCCTTTCAACACATATTTAATATACAGGACCATGTTGGCTGCAGAGTTACAGGACcttcaagtaatttttttgacaagaacCTTCaagtaataaataaaaataaaatcagcaGCAACATGGATTTCTAAGACGATAATGGGATGCTTCAGATAAGATCAATAAGCAAGGACAGAATATCCCCCTTGACGTACATATCAGGGAATCCACTGAGTGGTGTTCGAAAAGACATATTAGAACCTACCTTTCATGAATGATGTAACAATTTGAACAAATTAACAAGCTGATAAGCCTTACAATTTTTAATGGAATACCTCTCGAAATGTCCTATAATGAGTTGCACCAAAGATAAGGTTTTATTACGGTAACAGTGAAAAATGACAGACTACTAACCTCAAAAGGGGTATCCTTTTGCAAAACAAGCTTGCACACAATGCTGGTATACAAACATGGATTCCACCATATAGTTTACGGCATCCTTTGCAGGACACATAAGATGATGCACATGCAATTTAGTCATGTGGGCCCACTAGGGGTCCCTCTTTAGTGATCTGATCTTTCATTTCGTAGGCTTATTGTGTAGATGGCTTCTAAAGCATAAGTCAGATCCCTTACTTACAAAAAAGTCCAGTTTGATCCCGTAGCAAGATAATCTAAATCTGATCAAACAGAAAAGGATCCTATGTTTCATGGACACCGGAACAGGTGTGTGTCTAATTGTCATACCCCTCTAATTTTCATGTCACGGATATCACATCATCTAACTTTAATGTCTAGGACCTGTGTCTACAATTTTCTATGTCAAACAAATTTCTCATATCCCTACACAAACGTCAAGTATCCAGCGCACTTACTTCATAAATTTCAAAGAGCGACAAAGTACAGTTCATCATATTtgcctccaaaaaaaatgaatgatcaAATTTCAACCATACCTGTTTGTTTTCTTCAAGACAAATGCCATGGCATTATCACAATTGTTGGATCAATCAAATTGTTTTCAAGTTTATCACAAACACAGAAGGCCAAAAAAATGAGTGACCACATCACAAGAATGACTCCCGTGGTGGACCCATGAGGCCAAACAATATAGTGCAGTCCGCAAAAGTAGACTGCAAACTATCCATCCCTGATATAAAAGCCATTAATAGCAAACCAAAGCAAATGAGTAATGAACAACTAAGTAATATTACCTTTAAATTCTGAGGACAAAGTACAGCCGTACGACTGGGGCATAGTTCCAAGAAAACAACCTGTAGTCAAAACATGCACTAGTACTTAATATAATTGATAAGCAGATTGAAGATTGCTGCTTTCATGAAACCATATGAAGCAGACAATCAACCTGTTAAACGATCTGTCCATTAATCAAGTGGTACTAAGTTCCTAAAATAGAAGCACCTGTGGTTTTGCAAAGCCGATTACAGCTTTAACTTCTTGGCATGATTCCTGCAACCACAGGGGCAAAGATCATATGGTGAATTACTTACTCCTGCTGTTCATTTCTTTCTCATTACTTGATGACAAAAATAGAACAATGTCAGGATGAATCACCAACAGCTGACTATTTGGGGGGATATTAAAACAAGAAAGGAGTCGATAAGGAACACGCCTGCATAAATTGAGATCCTAAGATGCAAGCAGCATCTGGAAACTTTGAAATGGGCGAAAGTGAAATTTCTGGACATCTGACAGCTAAACAAAACAAACTGCAGGGGAAACTCTTGCTTTAATGAGGCCCCTACCACTAACAATATGAAACAGAGACTTAgcacacataaaaaaaaaacattatgaaACAGAGAAGCGTCAAACGGATTCTCTTCATGGCACGCCAGTATTGCAGTCCACAACACGTGAATAAAGTATCAGCAATTTCAAATTTGGGTTGCCTCCCAGTCCAAGGAAATGTTTCTTATGCTGCAGAAAATTAAAGCTCATGCAATGCTACTTTGCACTCAGACAATTACTCCATTCATTTGGTCTCTAGACAATCATATGCAAACTACTCAATCGCTCAACAGGAAAACTGCGTCAAATGATAAGAAACAGAAAAGTAACCACAGACAATATtagatttgaaaaaagaaacctCCTCTTAAATTTTCCTCAATTTTCTAGGCAGCCAAACAACATAAGCAATGCAAGTGAATCTACTCACTCTTGAAGCAAACTGTTCTGTTACTCAGCAAGAAAACTGcgtcaaaaaaatcaaaaccaaaaagaaaactgaACAGTAAGAGAGAAGAATGAAAATGAAACCATATCTTGCACTTCCTTGACTTTCTCGGCAGCCAAACAACATGACCAGGGCCAGCTCATGCCCAAAGCAGGTGAAACTCTTGCTTTAGTTAGGCCCCTAACATTCCTCAAGCTAATGGAAGGTGCCATAATTTATCCTTACAAAGGCTTGGTAAAGTCAAAACAGTAAATCTACAAGAGTTTAAATGAATGCCTTTGTGAAACCTAAAAGCAGATAAAAACTCTATAAAATTTTCAGACACCCTCCTCTTACTTAGAATTGCTTAGTTCTGAGCTTAGTTCTGAGttagaaaataaccaaaccaaaccaagccttgatACCCAATCAATTAGGGTCGGCTACATAAATCCTATTTTTCCATCGAGTTCAGTCCAGGATTACTTGTTACTTGttcacttagatttagtaaACCCAAATCCTTCCGTATCACGGCATCCAAAGTCAGTTTAACTCCGCCCGTGCCGTGCTTAGAGTCTTATCTTTTTTACCGGTCCCAAACGTGGACAAAGGAGGAGGGTTGCGTGTTAGGTAGTTATCATAAAAGCCCATTAGATCTGTATGACATGGATCCTAATATGAGTTAGAAATAAACCCCAGTTCACTTAAATGATACACAATTCAAGTACCTCAGAAACGTGAGCCGTTCCAATCAAATAAACCTCGCAAATCCCCCCTTGGGCATTCGACTCACACGAAAGCTTCACCACGTTTCGAAAAAGCTCCTCCGGCGGCACCTTCCTCCGACCTCCGGCATCCGCTGCCATGTCGCCGCCTCTGTCTTCATTCGCAGCATAAGAAATGCTCCGAATTTTGGTGCTAGTGTTTTCGGGCAGCGGAGGAGAGGCAGGGCGGTCGATGCAGATAAAGTGCTCTGCCGTGGCGGGAGAGGCGGATACCTCGCAAATTCCACCTTCCGCGATCGACTCGCACGGAAGCTTCACCGCGTTTCGACAAAGCTCCTCCGGCAGCACCTTCCTCCGATCTCCGGCATCCGCCGCGTCTCCGCCTTTGCCTTCATCGGCAGCAGAGGAAATGCTCTGAGTTTCGGTGCCAGTGTTTTCGGGCACAGGAGGAGAGGAAGGGCCGTCGTCGATGACGGTAAGGTGCTCCGCTGTGGCGGGAGAGGCGGATTCCGGCGGAGTTACGGAGAGGGCTTCCATGGCCGTCCGGTATGCGGCGGGCGGAGATGGTGGTGAATGAGATGCGGCGGCGGCGGAATTGGGGTTTTGTTGGGATCGAGGGGAATGAGACGGCGGCGGCGAGAGATGTggactggtggtggtggtggtggtggtgactgTGGCGAAGGCGCGTGTTTTTTcttcaaaagtgttttgtaGGGTAGCGTCGTAGCGAGTAGAGCGGTTGCATGCAATACAAAACCGAATCCCCGCTGGCTATATATACCGTTAGGACACGTGGCGAAACAACGACTTGTGCCTagattctttctctctctttctttattgctttcaacttttttttgtcaatactccaaaaaaaaatcaatcaatagCGGTTCCTACTTTCTTTTTTCGGCATCCAAATCCCCTCTCCAAACCCGGATCTAATTAGGGGAAATGGAGAAATTTCTGGGTGCCGGATAGTTACCACGTCACCCGGTCGACGTGGTACCCGAACAACACATCTGAATCGTTTAAAAGTATATTGGACGGTTtagattgaaacactctctttcttcttaccttaacactctctctcctctttctctctcttttttctctctctaaattcgagccgttcaaaactAAAATGGACGAGCCGGATGCGCGTGATATTAATGGCACTcttcttttgtcttttagtgaggTGAATTTATTAGAAACTTAAAACTTTCACAAAATGCATGGACCATTTTGTAAATTCAAAGACtacaagacaaaaaagaaagtgtcattaataaaaaaagaagtgacatGGGATTTGCCCACCCAACCGTGAGTTGTCTCCACTAGCATGGGGTTTGCTCCCACCATAGGAGGTGTGAGTTCGATTTTCGCCAGTAGCCAACCGGGAGGTGGAAGTCTTTGTAAGTAGCCTCGTGGATGCATCCAGAAGTCCTCCCTCCTAACTGTTTCTAACTgctttttgtgggttttgattCTCAGCGTTCGATCGTAGGTGAAATAGCCTCATCTCGTTTGAGTGTAAGGACATCTCCtatgttgttaaaaaaaaaaaacccatgttACCCATCTCTCAAAACTCTCAAAACACAATCCTAGATTCACAATCGGAATGAACATTAAATCTCGAGAACATGAATTTGAAACTTGACAACTTTCTAAAATGAGGCCGAAAAAGAGAAATCTCTAGTGAATTTTCGAATTTTGACATTGATGGCTTGCTTTTGACTACACCTAATAAGAGAATTGTTGACGTACTCATAAGTTCGCCGGGTCGGCATCTCAGAAAAGAAACTCTCAAAACACTTGCGTGACTGCGTGCTAGGACATGGACTACTTTGTCTGCCTAGATTCTTTCTTTATCGCACATTgcatttttgtcaaaataatCAATCAATAAAGTAGGTCCTACTTTCAGGGATCAACCCCTCTCTCCAAACCGGTCCTCATCTTTCTTGGAAGTTTCTTCGTAGCCAACAATAATAAATAGTCATCCTAAGAAAGCAACAataaatactctctccgtctcgatttgtttcttcatttttaatctttgtgacatttttcaattactttacatttttttttatgattttgacaACTTTGTATGATAGTACTCATCGAgaattatcaaataaaatccaaataGTATATTTTTTGGGATTCAACAATTAAAAACTGACTCGATCatcaaaaatagacaaacaaattaggacggATGGAGTAGAAAATGATTAATAAATATAGTGCCCCTTGTCTTGGATTTATTTTGTCATCCAATGTTTAagattatttttatctttcgtTTATTTCTTAGAAtgcttgttaattttgcatcaagtCTTTTAaattataatgaaaagaaaagacaacCACAATTCCTAATAGGCAGATTTTTAgactatttttttcattttttctgaacTTTTTAAGCTTGATTTATATATTTTCATTATAATTTCTCTTGTAgaagtaaaaaaacaaatttaagaAAATTATGACATAATTAATGAAAGTTCctctaaactcaaaataatCCAAGATAAATCCATTAAGCACAACCTGGGAAAGTGCCCCCCTCACACCCTGTAGTGTCCCTTTTAACACAAAGGGTGCTGCTatatacaactgcgaatttgctACATGTAACCAATTCAtaataagaaaattttgaattcctctttatgaattggctacatgtagtaaattcgaAGTTGTATTTAGCCGGACCCAACACAAAATGGGAAATTGTACCAAACGAAAAACACAAAATTTCGAAAAGGGGCTTAGAAAGGTCAAAACCAATCGAATCGTCGTTCGTCAGAGCATTTTAggaaaaaatttgtgagaaactGCATAACATTTCTTTGGTAgaactttttctttattttaggAAAACTGCCtaacaagtaaaaaaaataggCCTACGAACACAAAATGTATGGCATGATATTTGTAGGCAAGTTAATATTTAGTACTGTAGCATATTGTCAATCGATCTTTGTTGTACGGCTTAACCATTAAGTCACAATAATTGATCAATTAAATGTTGTCAAATGAACTGACTGGGGCTAACTCAGTTGACCAGAACTTTTGCATTTTATTAGGATGTCAGGAGTTCGAATCTCACTACCTTTGTATGGGTGTTCTTCCCTTAAGGAACCCAGTTGGCCACGCTAACTATTAATAATAACTAGTCCTCTTAAATTAAATGAGAAATAGTTAGAGAGATAAATATTAGTAAGAGGTTGGAGTTTATTTTGAATGTCCATCTCACATATTTATAAATAGAGCTCACATATTTTCAAATACAGCTGGCCTCCGTAATAGTTTACATtaagagtactgctattggtaccgacggtaccgtagggaaaatgtaccgactggacggccgtctccggccaccggacggccgatccgagccgtccaaaaattttaaaaaacaaaaccgagtgggctagCGTGAGAGTCAATGGCattcgaggtgtgtagggtacttgatccaagcacccctttttcgtctatatatgtatatacgtgtatatacacgaaaaaggggtgctcggatcaagtaccctacacatctcggatgccattgattctcgcgtaggcccactcggttttattttttaaaatttttggacggctcggatcggccgtccggtggccggagacagccgtccggtggccatcggtacattttccctatggtaccgtcggtaccaataggattttcgtTACATTAATACAAAGATATCACATAAATCAACCAGACACAAGTTTTCAGCGAGCAACACAAGAGGCTCCAttcctcttttaatttttttttgtctatttcgTTTCATGTGTATTATacatcttttctgaattttggtttggttcgtcTAATATTTTTGGATGAATTATCCGACTCGACGAGAAGAGTCTTAAAAGTACAAAATTCtgaccaaaatttttttttaaaaaaaaagttcactaaataCGAAAAAATACCAAATGGCTGTCTTTCTTGTCTtaaagtgtcgtcttatatgaactttttccaACATCGAcccacatttttatactttttccaAATCCTCTCGTCgggacgaatgattaatcccaaaaatcacGACGGAAAGctcaacaaaaagtaaaaacattaTTAAAATGAGTAAGTTTTTAAGACAAAAAGTCTAGACGAATGGAAGCCTTGAGAGAGTCAAAGTTTGTGTGTACAAGAATCATTAAATTACCATGCTCATATGCCAATCAAGCAGAATTCCGAGGATAGATTACTAGTTTTGAACTTCTGAAAAGCACATATCTTTCCAAATCCGATTGGCATGAGATTTGTGACCCATTAAAGTCTGGAAATTTTACTAGTTTTCAATGGTGGTGGCGTCATGGtctcataaataaatataaacatGTATGACTGTATGTTATGCTAGTGTCTCTAGCTTCTGGGATTTGATTCGTGACCACAAAAGTCTTTTGCAATGGGGTAGTGACCTAAGAGAGACTCTCTCTTTGCGGGGCCAGTAGACTTGGGGTCATTTTCTACTACCATTTGGGAGATGAGGTgagaatggaagaaaaaaagggggggaaatGAAAAGGATAACAACGTTACTAGTAGTAGTTTTTAGATACGCGGTGGTTTTGTGGCAAAAGTGCAACCATAATTTGGACTTCAAAAGCATGGTGGGTCCCCCACCCCCACTTGATGGtgttctgctctctctctccactttcctcctcctcttctctttctAGAATATACTCCTAAAaccttccaagttccaaccaacCTAAGCAATCTCAATCATTCatccttttaagttttaactatCAGTTTATgtatttggtttggttctttgaTTTGGTAATAAAGATAAAATAACGAATGGAAAAGAATAACGGCTTTGGTACGGTATTCTGATCCGCCTTGAGGCGGTCCTCTACAAGGCTTTTTTATCCACATTTATGTGACCTCAGTACTAAGTATATGGACCCCACATATATGTGTGATAGATGTATGTAAGTGTCCATCCACACAAATCTAATGGAATGTAACCCGTAACACCAATCTTCCCAACCATAACTACCATGCAGCCATGCTCACAAATTGACACACATTTTGTGTACACATGTAAAATCAAGTAGGTGTAGGGACACAGATGCACACATGCAGGATAACTATATGGGGAATCATATAAATATTTGTTGCAAACAGTGAAATCACTCAATGAGGAATTGAACCGTTGCCTGCATTTGGGAGGCAAATGACTGAGATAAAGCATCAGTGTGGTGGCTGATTTGATtgtggttgagagagagagagggtagtgGCGATGGCAGAGGCGCCAGTGGCAGTGGCAGGAGGTGGCGGTTGTGGTAGTCGGAGGTAGCAGCGGAGTTATTCCTAGTTTTACCGTTTGGGTTTGTGAAAGAGGGAGGAAAAGGGAAAGGAATTACTCAGCCCACTAAAAATTTCCGTTTTTGTTTCAGAGTTAAATGCAtgagtatatttttttctccCCAAACATGACTAAACCACATCAAAGTCGAGATTTACCCCTTCTCACAAAACAACCGCCTATCAAGGGACAGCAGGGTTTTTCCAGTGATGGTTGGCGGTGGCAGAATGGGTTGCGGAGGCTGTTGGGATTTCAGTTTAGGGTAGTTATGGGTTCTTGGGATGAGATGGGCCCTGCTGGGTTCATTTCAGATTGTTCTAGGTTTGGACTCTTGGCCCATTTGATATTATCCAACCTTTGGTTGGTTCCCCTTCCCCTCTCCCCGTGTCCTTGTAGGCTTATCCAACCTGTTTTTCCTCGTTTTGAAGCCATCGCTCTTTGATTCCGTTTAATCATTGTAACTtgtttcaatgattaataaaatcttcattTTGCCGAACAAAAAAATCAAGCGACCGTAGGCTTCTCTAGACTCTAGTACCATGCAAAAATATGCTAGGAAGGATCTCATGGCCTGCAGTATGTTCTGTTGTGAAATTTCTGTGTGTTAATGTTTAACAATGACAGAAAAGAGCAGAGAGACTTACAGCATGAGCCAGGTCATCTATAACCTAGACCTAATTTTGAAGGGACCATAAACTCCAAGCTCACGGCCCCGTGATCGAACCTCGCTGAACCCAGAATACCCTCTCACCTACAAAGAACACATGCCATGGGATCTGACAAAACTTAATACCTTTCCAACAGCACCATAAAAAAGATCGAAATTACCCATTAATGGAATATGTTCAAATAGGATGAAATTACACTCAACCATTATATTTACTTTGACAGTCAACGTTGATTGAACATGAGCTAATCTATCACATAAAGATTGAGAAGAGAAAGCTTCTAGGCTTTGAGACTGCAAACTACCACATGTTGGGTCTCTCATCAGGAAATCAGCATCGGCCATAACCACCTGGACATAAGGGATGAGGGATAATAAACCCAAGGGGAGAGAAGAAAACTATAGTAAGTGGAAAACATGTATGcattttactgttttttttttctttttgcgtcAAACACATCCGAAGAACAGTTCCAACGATGGCGAGCTGAAAATATTAGCAGCAGTTTGTTCCGTCTTGGTAGGCGAAATGTGAAGCTGGTATTTGATGAACCGCTGTAaccgaaaaaaagagaggagaaatccTGATAAGTGGTCAGCTGTATAGGGAAGAAAAGAATGCTGGAAgcgaaattaaaaaatatacattttctCCCATGCATTTGACTAGGGTGCAGGTTTGCATAAATTAGCCTTGCACATTTGAACCAAAAAGAACTTGCTGGAAATAAGATGCAAGAAAATAGCAATAAATATGGTAactcttttttgataagtaaataaatatattagaaagaaggcattaagggaatgccacccatatacaaaaaaaagtgcaataaaTATGGTAACTCATATTAGACAACTTTCTTGTATTTTATTTCTCCTCAGCACGCTTGTTTTCTCTAGAGTTAAGTatcccttctttttttccctaggAACCAAAAGCCTTGTTTAGGTGAGAAAATCTTCATTTTCTTGTATTATCCACAACTCTTGATAGACAAACACACCGAAAGTTAGTTTTTTCCCCTCTCATCTACCATGGTCGTTCTCCTGCTAATAATAGAACTCCCTTATCCAAAAACTACAGTAATACAAACATACATTGTGCATCTTGCACAATATGTGTTTTGATATCTTTAAACAAGAAGTAGAAATTTACCGCAAGCTGAAAAATGATTTCAGGATTTGTGTCAATATGCCAATCTGGCTCTAGTTGCCGAACGAAAGATGTCCGTCCATTTTCTGTGCTACAAAAGAGAATCTGCACCATGATTGCATTGAAATAAGAAATACATAGCACataaatgaagaaagaaaaatatgaaggTACAACATGAAGAGAATAACTGAGCAAAGTAATCAATAGGAGAACCTCAATCTCACAATtcaccctctctcttttttatcggcaaagatttcattcatcacaaggatataaaaaaagaagaagaaggaaaccAGTACAATAAGAAGAGAACTACATTGAGAGAGCCCACAATTCACACTTAGAACCGTTAAATAATGAAA
Coding sequences:
- the LOC131323626 gene encoding uncharacterized protein LOC131323626, which gives rise to MADADFLMRDPTCGSLQSQSLEAFSSQSLCDRLAHVQSTLTVKVNIMVECNFILFEHIPLMGNFDLFYGAVGKVRGYSGFSEVRSRGRELGVYGPFKIRSRQRFNSSLSDFTVCNKYLYDSPYSYPACVHLCPYTYLILHVYTKCVSICEHGCMVVMVGKIGVTANSQLYIAAPFVLKGTLQGVRGALSQPAGIRFCIACNRSTRYDATLQNTFEEKTRAFATVTTTTTTTSPHLSPPPSHSPRSQQNPNSAAAASHSPPSPPAAYRTAMEALSVTPPESASPATAEHLTVIDDGPSSPPVPENTGTETQSISSAADEGKGGDAADAGDRRKVLPEELCRNAVKLPCESIAEGGICEVSASPATAEHFICIDRPASPPLPENTSTKIRSISYAANEDRGGDMAADAGGRRKVPPEELFRNVVKLSCESNAQGGICEVYLIGTAHVSEESCQEVKAVIGFAKPQVVFLELCPSRTAVLCPQNLKVPTMRDMVEIWKTQHDIFGILYSWFLAKVASKLEVCPGSEFRVACEEALKYDDNVQVKLGDRPVQITLQRTWAKMPLWHKTKLLYSVVFQAFFLPSAEDLKKMLKEMDNVDMLTRVIQDMSKQFPTLMETLVHERDQYVSATLFKVAGTHSSIVAVVGKGHLEGIKNYWMQSVELEHLEHVDMTSRRLAISAVKLLTTVGVAVAGVAMISGLRGGWLF